The segment AGCGGAATAAGAAATACTTTCTGAAGCACACCACCCAGACTGTTCAATCTGTTGTCACCGCCATCGAACACCGCGTGAATATTTCGACCTTCGATCCGGAACCCGAACCCGCCGAACTCGAGATGAATGACATTGGAGAGATCCGTCTGCGCGCAGCCCGGCCGCTGGTCTTCGACGGGTATGGAACCAACCGGCTGACGGGCTCGTTCATCCTCATCGAGCAGGGAACCAATCTCACTGTCGCCGCCGGCATGTTGAATCCGCCCACTGAGCTGGTGAAACCGGAATACAACGACTTCGCGATCTGAAAGCCGGCTGGCTGCGCAGGCTTATTTCGCCGCCTTCTTCAGCGCCGACAGGTAATCGACCAGATCCACGAGATCCTGCGCCGACATCGTTTGCTGCAAACCGGCAGGCATGATGGAAAGCCTTTGCTGTTCGCGTTTCGTGATGTCACTTTTCCTGTAGCGCGTCACGACGGCGCCGACGGCTTTGACCGCGAGTTCATCCGCGGTCTCGCTGACGATCAAACCGTACGCTTCATCACCATTCTTCAATTCGATTTGCCACGCTTCGTAACCGAACGAAATACCGGCGCTTGGGTCAAGGATTGATTCGTAGAGCGCCTCCTTTCCCAGCTTGGTGCCGATCTCGGACAGGTTCGGGCCAAAATCGACGCCTTCGCCGTTGACCTGATGACACTTGACACAGCCGACAGCGTCGCGCCGGAAAACCTCCGCGCCGCGTTTCGCATCGCCACTTATTTTTACCAGTTCGGAAATCGGCGCGAGCGGTTGCGCGTCTTTTCCCTGCGGCAGCGGCAGCAATCGCGCGGCCTCCGCCTTGATCGCCGGCCAGCGAGCGCCGTTGAGGTCCGAACTGGCCGCGAATTTCACATCGTCGGGCAGTTCTTGATCCCTGGCGAGCTGAAGCAACGCCACGGCGCCTTCCTGCGTTTGCGCCAGCGCATGCACGGCCTGTTTGCGCACCGAAACCTCGCGCTTCGAGTCGGCGACAACCGGTTTCAGCAGCGGTACAATCTCCTTTCCGCCGGTGCTGCCCAGCGCCGCGACGATCCGGGTCGCATTCGTGACGTTTTCGTCGTCAAGCGCCTTCCTGACAAGTTCTCCGCCGCCGTCCTGCAACACCAGCCGCATGGCTTCGGCGGCGGTGGTACTGTTCGTGGTCCGGACCGCGGTTTCGATTAACGCCGGGGCCTGATCACGAACATCGAACTTTTTTACCAGCTCGACGAATTGCGGCGTGCCGCGGGTGGCGCCGAGCACATTGTCGAGAGCCGCCTTAAGTTTCGGGTTTGCGGTGACCTGTTCGGGGCTGAGCCGGTTCAATGCCTCAATCATCGTGTTGAGGCGTTCCGTGTCGGGAGCCTGTGCTGCGGCGAACAACGCGAACAATGCGGCGCCACAAATCACCCATGCTCCGCCGGCCACGGAACGGATGGAAAAAGGGCGGACCGGCGTGCCCATTCGCTTGTTTTTACTGCAGTGAACCGGCCGCGAGTTCGGCGAGTGCCGCATCCCTTTCCGGCCCGGCAACGAAATCGAGCGCCCGGAAATAGTGGTCACGTTCCTTTGCGCTCAGGCTTTTGTCGTTGATGATTTTGACCAGCAATTCCGGTGTTTTCCGGCTGCGCGACCGCCAGACGATGTCGCGGCCCGCGGAGGTGTTCCATTTGTCGCCGACTTCCGCCAGCCAGGTGCTGAAGAATTTGTCCCATTGCCGGTCCGCGCCAATCCCGAGAGCTTCGAGATACCAACGATCCCTGCCGTCGTGCTGCGAGGCGAGTTGCGCCCAGAGTTTTGGCGCTTCAGGGGACTGGTGGTGCCGCAATGCGATGGCGCATTCCCGTCGGACTTGCGGCGAGGAGTCTTTCGCCAGCGTTTTCACGTAAGGAATCACGTCGAGCTTCAGTTCCCGGGCGATGCGCAGGCCCGTGATGCGAATGTCGGGACTGTCATCCTTCATCGCCTGCTCGACATACTTTTTTTCGTCGCCCTTGATGCGCGCAAGCAAGTGGACCGCGCGGGCGCGCATCCTCGTGTCGCCGCTTTTCCATAACTTGAGCAGGTCCTTCTCCGCCTTGCCCTGCATTTCGTGCAGCCGCGTCCAGGCGAGGTACCGTGTGGAGAGGTTCGGCGATTGCAGCGCCTCGACGCAGCCCGCGCCCGTGGTCAGGTTCAACTTCGCTACGTAAGGTTTGTTGCCTTTTGGCGCGACGCGATAGATGCGGCCGGTCATGGCGTCAAGTTTCTGGTCTGCCATGTAATGGCCGCCCACACCCGCGTCATTCCAATCCGCGACATAAATCGAACCATCCGGAGCAACGTAAACGTCGGACGGACGGAACCAATTATCGCCGGTGGTCAGGATGTCTTTGATTTCGGCCTTGTAACCGGCGCCTTCGGGTTGCGCGGGATAAGCGCGCACGACACGGGGTCCGGCATCGCAATGAATGATCTGGCCGCGGAACACCTCGGGCAGAAGCCTGCCTTCATAAACCAGGATGCCCGTTGGCGACCCAGCGCCGGTGTGCAACAGGTTCGGCACAACACCCGGATCGTACTGGTGCCACTCATAGAAAACCTTTTCGTCCTCGGGCGCGCCTTTCGCCTTCGCCTTGCCCCATCCGGTCGGCCAACCCGCGCCGGTCATTTCGTCGGCGTAACCGAAGTTGCCGTATTCCATCACGTAGTTGATGCGCACTCCGAAGTTGCCGTCGTCGTCGTTGTCCGACTGCCAGAGCGTGCCAAAGGAATCGACGGCAACTTCGTAGTTGTTGCGAAAGTTCCACGCGAGGGTCTCGACTCCGCTGCCGTCCGGGTTGCAGCGAAACACCATCCCCATCCGGTACGGCTTGCCGCGGTTGTTCACCTCATTGCCGTCGAGATCAATGACCGGCTTCATCTCCACTTTGTCAATCACGCCGTGCAGCGGCACATCCCTGTTGACCGGATAGTGAAGCTCTTTGCCCTCGTTGCCAAAGTTGAAATAGAGCTTGCCGTCCGGGCCGAAGGTGAACGCATGCACCGCATGATCGTGGTCATGTCCCTTGATGCCGGTAAAAAGCAGTTCGCGTTTGTCGGCTTTGCCGTCCCCGTTCGTGTCCGTGAGCACGAACACGTTCGGCGAACTGGAAATAATGACTTTGTTGCCGAGCACACAAATACCCAGCGCGGCATTAATGCTCGGATCCTGGTAGAAAACGGTCTCCTTGTCCGCGACCCCGTCGCCATTCGTGTCTTCGAGGATCACGATGCGATCGCCGGCGGGTTGGAGGATGCCCCACTTCTGAAACGACGAACGATAGTTGACGCCTTCGGTGATCCACACGCGGCCGCCCGCATCAATATCCATGTCGGTTGGGTTGCGGACCATCGGCTCCGATGCGAAGAGCGACGCCTCCAGTCCCCCGGCCACGGTAAACCGTTTGACGGATTCACGCGCGGCTTCGGGTCCGACACCCGCCGGGTTGGCGGCGAAGGCGGAGCCTGCCGCGCCGGCAAGAGCTGCACCCAAGAATAAAGCTGTGTGATTACGGAATGGTGTGTTCATGGCTGTTTCGTTTGAGAAGGGAAGTGGTCGGTCGTGAAATGCTATTTTCCCTTCGGATCGAGGTTCTGCTTCAGGTCGTCATCCGTCACCGCGCATTCCACGCCGTTGGGGGGAACTTCGACATGCGCCGTCCATAACAACGCATTCAAAACGATCTTGCGGAAGTTTTCATTTCCCCAGTTTTTGTGGAAATGCGCGCCGGTGAACCCAAAGCCGCGCCCGCCATCGGGTCGTTCGACCGCCCACGCGAGGACTTCCTCGCGTCCACTCGCCGCGACAATGTGGGGATACGGCCCGCGCGGCGAAGAAGATTTCCCCTGCCGTATTTCATCGTCCGGCTTGCCGACGAGGATCGGTGTGATGCCTTTCATGTCCGGGCGAAAACGAATGTTGTAATACCACTCATCGCGAATCTTGAACGGTTTCACGCCGCGAGTGATGGGGTGCCTGGGAATGCTGGTGAAGTCCGCATCCCAATGCGGATTGGTGGACCAGCGGTCCTCGTAATACCCGCCAATCCAGTCGAGAAACTCGGGCCCACCTTTGTCTTTCGGCACTTCGACGGCGTAATGCACGCACGCGAGGCCCACGCCCTTTTTCATCAGGTCGCCGATGATTTTCAGGTGGTCGTCCTGGATGATCGGATGGCCGGCGCCGCCATCCATGAAAAACAGGATTGCGTCTGCTCCGTCGAAGGCGTGCGGGTCTTTCGGCCAGCCGTTCAAATAAAACGCCGGCTTTACACCGGGCACGGCTTTCAGACACTTGTCGAGCAACCGTACGCCCGCGTTGAATTCGTGCTCCCCCGGTCCGTGGCTCGGATGGCCAGCGACCAGGACTATTTTCCTTTCAGCGGCCCGCGCACTGACGTTCAGGCACAGTGCCGCGGTCAGCAAAGAGAGGGTGATTTGTTTCATGAGGCAGACAGTGTTTATTGTGACTTGCGCTTGTAAACGGCGAAAACGTGGTCCGAACCTTCCGCGGACTTGAATTCGGTCGGCCGCGACGCACCGTTGATCGAATAACAGGCCTTGAACGTGTCTCCGGAAACCTCATAGATGGCCGGTAATTCAGTGCCGTCGTCGCCGGTCACATCCATTTGTTTAGGCGCGGATCCTTCAACGATTTTGAACGTGCCCTGGCTGGGATTGTTCGATTCAACGGAGTATCGATTGCCCGTGATCTTGACCCGTATATCGTCAAGGGCATCCTGCGACGCCTTGTCCCCGTTCGCGACGATCTCGACCGGTACCCATTCGCCTTGTAACTGCTCGAGGTCCGATTTCGCGGCATTGGCGGCGGCAGTTTCCTTGATTCGAATATCTTTGAACTGCACCGTCATGGGTTCGCCCGCGTGCAGTTGCAATGCGAGGACCCCTTCCTTCGCCGCTTTGCCGCCGGTGCGTTCGTCCACGACGTCCACCGTCTGCACACCGTTGATGAAATGCTGCAGGTGATTTCCCTTCGCGATGACGACGTAATCGTTCCAATCCTTGTCGTGAATCTTTGCCTGAATGTCTCCGGATGCCCCCAGAGAACCGACGACTTCCACCTTGGTCTTGCCC is part of the Candidatus Angelobacter sp. genome and harbors:
- a CDS encoding sulfate adenylyltransferase; translation: RNKKYFLKHTTQTVQSVVTAIEHRVNISTFDPEPEPAELEMNDIGEIRLRAARPLVFDGYGTNRLTGSFILIEQGTNLTVAAGMLNPPTELVKPEYNDFAI
- a CDS encoding family 16 glycoside hydrolase codes for the protein MKRLICTCALVVAAAAPFSTVAAEKEGEAGFKPLFNGKDLTGWAGRPQHWSVEDGAITGRTTREHPAEGNNFLIWRPEGKDGVVSDFELRLSYKIVPNNTTGFANSGIQYRSKDFGNFVVGGYQADFEAGKTYSGILYEERMDGILAQRGQKTVVKTVEGKTKVEVVGSLGASGDIQAKIHDKDWNDYVVIAKGNHLQHFINGVQTVDVVDERTGGKAAKEGVLALQLHAGEPMTVQFKDIRIKETAAANAAKSDLEQLQGEWVPVEIVANGDKASQDALDDIRVKITGNRYSVESNNPSQGTFKIVEGSAPKQMDVTGDDGTELPAIYEVSGDTFKACYSINGASRPTEFKSAEGSDHVFAVYKRKSQ
- a CDS encoding ThuA domain-containing protein; the encoded protein is MKQITLSLLTAALCLNVSARAAERKIVLVAGHPSHGPGEHEFNAGVRLLDKCLKAVPGVKPAFYLNGWPKDPHAFDGADAILFFMDGGAGHPIIQDDHLKIIGDLMKKGVGLACVHYAVEVPKDKGGPEFLDWIGGYYEDRWSTNPHWDADFTSIPRHPITRGVKPFKIRDEWYYNIRFRPDMKGITPILVGKPDDEIRQGKSSSPRGPYPHIVAASGREEVLAWAVERPDGGRGFGFTGAHFHKNWGNENFRKIVLNALLWTAHVEVPPNGVECAVTDDDLKQNLDPKGK
- a CDS encoding c-type cytochrome; protein product: MGTPVRPFSIRSVAGGAWVICGAALFALFAAAQAPDTERLNTMIEALNRLSPEQVTANPKLKAALDNVLGATRGTPQFVELVKKFDVRDQAPALIETAVRTTNSTTAAEAMRLVLQDGGGELVRKALDDENVTNATRIVAALGSTGGKEIVPLLKPVVADSKREVSVRKQAVHALAQTQEGAVALLQLARDQELPDDVKFAASSDLNGARWPAIKAEAARLLPLPQGKDAQPLAPISELVKISGDAKRGAEVFRRDAVGCVKCHQVNGEGVDFGPNLSEIGTKLGKEALYESILDPSAGISFGYEAWQIELKNGDEAYGLIVSETADELAVKAVGAVVTRYRKSDITKREQQRLSIMPAGLQQTMSAQDLVDLVDYLSALKKAAK
- a CDS encoding PVC-type heme-binding CxxCH protein, with amino-acid sequence MNTPFRNHTALFLGAALAGAAGSAFAANPAGVGPEAARESVKRFTVAGGLEASLFASEPMVRNPTDMDIDAGGRVWITEGVNYRSSFQKWGILQPAGDRIVILEDTNGDGVADKETVFYQDPSINAALGICVLGNKVIISSSPNVFVLTDTNGDGKADKRELLFTGIKGHDHDHAVHAFTFGPDGKLYFNFGNEGKELHYPVNRDVPLHGVIDKVEMKPVIDLDGNEVNNRGKPYRMGMVFRCNPDGSGVETLAWNFRNNYEVAVDSFGTLWQSDNDDDGNFGVRINYVMEYGNFGYADEMTGAGWPTGWGKAKAKGAPEDEKVFYEWHQYDPGVVPNLLHTGAGSPTGILVYEGRLLPEVFRGQIIHCDAGPRVVRAYPAQPEGAGYKAEIKDILTTGDNWFRPSDVYVAPDGSIYVADWNDAGVGGHYMADQKLDAMTGRIYRVAPKGNKPYVAKLNLTTGAGCVEALQSPNLSTRYLAWTRLHEMQGKAEKDLLKLWKSGDTRMRARAVHLLARIKGDEKKYVEQAMKDDSPDIRITGLRIARELKLDVIPYVKTLAKDSSPQVRRECAIALRHHQSPEAPKLWAQLASQHDGRDRWYLEALGIGADRQWDKFFSTWLAEVGDKWNTSAGRDIVWRSRSRKTPELLVKIINDKSLSAKERDHYFRALDFVAGPERDAALAELAAGSLQ